TCAACTGACGTGGAAACATGCATGTCACCTACAACAGATGTATTGGAAATCCAAGATCAtaatttcctttttaaaattcttttgtgACATGTGGGAAACCTGAAAAACATGACCTTTATCACTGATTTACCAGCTTTCTTACCTGTCTTTTCCATcactttttcttctgtctctcttcttgtCAGACTTTGTCTGCTTTCCGCCCAGAAGCGATGTGATCTTTTGCTCCCTCTTGTCATCTTTTCCTTTTGGGGGCTCAGCCTTTTTGCTGGGAGCAGGAAGCTTACTCTTACGAAAGCCGAACCAACTTGCTAAGCTTGATCCAGATTTTTGCTTCACCTCACTGGTTCGCTCTTGTTCCTGAGACTTGTGCAAGTTCTCCTCTATGCCGAGCATCACTTTCTCTTCAATGGTAGTTATGGTACTTTGTCTCTCAGGCTCTTCAGAAACTGGCTCCCCAAAGGCGCTCGAAAACTGTTGCTCTATCTGAAGTCGCCTAGCCTGCTCACGCTGGAGTTTGAGACTTTGGAGTCTTTCACTGGAGGACCCCAGATGTAAAGGAACTGCTAGTCCCTCTTCAATCAAAAAGTTGTTTAAGAGGGATCGATTCATTGGACAGTGGTAGCTACTGGAGCAGCTCATACTTCCTGGGAGGACATCACCAAGAGAGTTCAAGGAGCTCCCTGAGTGTGTTTTGATCTGTGTGCGGACCTTTCCAGATCTGTTGAAGCTTGGTCTGTCCATATAGCGTGCACCAAAGCTCTGACTACGAGCTTTGGCCCCATTCATGCCCAGTACTGGTTTAAGAGGAGGTCTAGTAGAAACAGATACAGACCTTTTAAACAGCCAGCCTTCCTCGTCAAATCCCCAGTCTAGCATTACACCGTTGTCTGACACAACAGGTTGGCCAGAAGGCTCAGAATCTAGCGAGTTGCAACGGGTCTCAATCTTTCTGCGGGTGTTATCATGAGTGCTGGATTCATGTATTGTCTGGGCGTCACACGTGAAAGTCTGAAAGGTCTGGATGCTTCTTCCAGAAGGGTTCATATCGTCCTTGTTTTGCCTTCCAAAAATGAGGAAGGTGTTTGCTTCTTGTCCAGCGATTGCCTCATGAGATTTGGCATTTACAGGAAGAGTCCTTTTTACGGCTCTTGAAGAGGAAGTCTGGGGCTGGTAGTATGCATTAGAATATGCTGGTGGTAAGACTTCTGAGAGTTTTGGCTCACTGACACTCTGTTGGGATCTTTGCAAGATGCTCTGATTTGGCAATACAGAGGGAACACCATTTTCAATATAGCTCATGGTAGCTCTGTCTGTAGATACCCGTGTGGATTCTGAAGCTGGTTGTGATTCTTGAACTACACCAGGAGGTATCATAGATGAATGGGTGTGGTACATTTTACCTTCAGCGCCCATTTGTGGGGCTGCATGTTGACCATCTAGTATTGCACTGGATTGTTGAGGTTGTACAACTGAAGAAACCTGATGTGTATGCATCTTGGTTGGGCCAGTCATTGAACTTTGAGCCTGCCCTGGAGATGTCTGATCTTTGGGAAAGCTGTCACTACTAGGTCTGAGGAGAAGAGAAGTAGTTCGACCTGGCGGTCGCGGAGGGGATAGGGATCTGAGTTCTGAATCACAGTCATGGTCCTGGCGTCGCTGTTTTCGTGGAGAGCATGGTAAGTTGTCATAGATACCGTCTTCCGAAGAGTCATTGCTTGACTGAAGTCTGGCTATTTGTGATTTTGTGGGACTCTTTAAGCCATCACTGACCCCTGTAGACTTAAATATCTTTGAATGTTTCACGGGAGAAACAAGAGGTGAGCACTTTTGCATCTTCTCAAGAGACTTGGAACTTGATGATGCTGAATTATCCTCATCTTTCTCAGTTTTAGATAATGTGCTCTTGGTTGAACCATgggttttatttaaatttgtccTTTTGCTAGGGGCACTGCTCCCTGTAGGGTTAGGGCTGGGCTGTCCTTTGGGCCTTTGACCCTTGATAAGCTTTTGATGTAGAGGAGAATGTGTGTGCTTTTGTTGTTCTGGTCCTCCATCTGCACTCTTGCTCcgcaaaataaaagcctttctTGCTGAGTCGCAGAGCTGAGGTTTTGGTTTCCTCTGAGGAGATTCTGAGACGGAGTAGTCCTGGCGGTCACCACCGGCTTGACTAATTGGGTCTCTACGATGAGGAACTTCCATTGAGGAGCTGCGCTGCCTGGCTTCATTCATGCAGCACAGAGCTCTTGGTACAGTATGTTGAACTGTTGAGCCAACATCACCTGTTCCCACTTCCACTTGTTTGGAGGACACTCTTCCCTGTTGTCGTTTGACATAATCAAGCCTGGATTTACGGTCAGTGGATCTTTCCTGGTTATTGTTTCTGTCACTCAGCTTTATGCCTTTATGCTTTTCTAGTGAATCTGTGTTCATTTCCTCCAGATGTGTAAGGCTATCAGTTGGGCTTACACCAGGTTTAACTGTGGGGCCCTCCAGAAATAAGAAGTTGTCTGTGACAGGTGAAGGAAACAGACCAGAGTTCCCTGAAAGTTTCACAGGATCTACTTCAAATTCCTGAGTGACCTCCAACTTGTCCAAGTTTAGAAGTTCTTTTGCTGGCAGGTCACTGGATTCACTGTTTGGTACTTTAGGCGATTCGTCATCCGCATCATCAGAGTCTACAATGGAAATCCTTGCTTCTGCCTTGAAAGGTTTACTTGTAGGGGCTACTTGCTTGGCTGTAGTCCCTTGCTGGGCAAACTTGACACCAAGTGAATATATACCCTCGTTTGAAGTCATACAGTCTTTGCAGTGTGGTACAGATGGAAGGGAGGAAGTCCCCTTGGAGTTGGACATTTGAAGACGTTTGAGGCCTTTCAAAATGTGACCTTCCTTCCATCCCAGGTCTGTGTGCTCCAGAGCAGCTGAGTGATTGCTGGATACTGAACCAGTACTCATCCTTTTGTCTCGGCTTGAGGCACACTATGTTTTAAAAGAGATATTTGCAATTACTGAAACAGCATTCATAATTAGCTTTGGcaaattacagtttttttcaaacaaaaaagaagatcGATGGAAGGTGAATGATACCAACCTGCTTTGAGTAGCCACGTCCCTCTGCCCAAGTGTGGGAGCCACTGGAATATTCACTGCAAGCGCTGGAGAGTGAAAGCTCACTGCCACTGCCGCTGCCGCTGCTGCGTGGACACGTTAGACTCAGCAGGCTGGGCCACCGTCCTGCAGGAATTCCTGCTTTTCCATTCCTTTGGACCTCCTGAAAAAGAAGATATCTTGCAGTTAATTTAAAGGTAGTATTTTTCCAGTGGGTGTGCTAGAATATTTTCTGATGTGTGCTGCTACTTTTCTTTACCTATCATTTCACCATTGTAAATAAGAATGTGCTCGTAATGACTTAAAGTTCATTGAAATAAAGTTCACACTGGCGCACTTCACCATCGTGTGGTGCAAACGTGCAGCTTGGTCATACTTTTTCAACACAAAGCATACTAGATGTATGGCTTTAAAAGCTAACCTTTTGGATGTTTTAAAGGAAAACCGTATGTAATGGGAATGACGGACCCGACCACATACTGCACTTTAACACCCTTTATTTGTTCCAGGTTGTCATATTTACAACTCACGGCTGCAGCTTTTCACCTGTGATCCactacacaacaacaacaacactccTTAGGTCCCGGCACGTTTAATAGGGGAGGCATGATGAGCTGATTGAGCTCAGGTGTGTCCGCCTCTCCCACAGCCGTGCCACAAACCACGCCTCGCCCCACTGTAATGTGGAAATGAAAGTGTAAGCATTAATTTGAAAGGTAAGATCTTCTAAAAACTTTCCGTGTGATTAAACTTAAACTCAACCCCGAACCCAACCCTCAGTGGGTCGCCAACTGGATGACCTGCTGGATGTTATAAGCTCATCCTCTGATTCACACTGGTGAACAAAGCACATGTTCATCCACCTAATTCTTGACATTGTGTGTTTCTTGGACGGCCCGTGGCTCTCCATTTGTCTCTGTCACAGTCCTTAAAAGAATCAATATGCTGGATACATCGCTGTCTCTTTCCATCCAAAGGCTAATTGAGGAATGGGATGACATTTTCTACTCCTGCGGTCAGATGGCTCCTGTTTAAAAACGCTGAGTGTTTTCATCTTTCTCTGGTCTCACAGGTGCACCATGATCTCTGTGAGAGCTGCTGAAtgagacattttaaaacaatgCCTCTATTCTGACACAAAGGGAGGCTATTAACTGTGCCAAGAGCCTCTTGGTGTCTCTGCTGTTCATTTATATTTCAGCTGCATAAAGACTAATGACTGTTAGATGAAGATGATGCCCCTGTGAGGGCTAAAAAGCTAGAAAATGAACCAAAATCAACATTCACATTATTCCACTGACTCATATCACTCTTGATATGAGTCCTTTGGTGATATTTCTGAAAGCAAGTTTTGTGCCTGTGCCAGATGTGCCTGCATGATGAATGTTTGTCGCAAGGACAAAAACGCAATCTTGTAGAAAGAAAATATCACAGAGCATTTTCCCTAAAAAGTCTCCAGCTAATGCAAAATGCTTGTATTAAAGGTTAAGAGAGATAGACATGGTTTGAAAGGCAAGTTTTGAAAGCTTTAATACAAACTGAATATTTTatcacatattttattttggagTAGAATCCCCAGTTCCTTGTAATAACGGGCAACTTTTGAATGATTGGTTTACTGATTCAGAGTGCAGTGTTTTCCATATTTAAAGATACTGATGGATGTCCAGTCTGTCCTCTTTCTTGAGGAATCAGTTAATTACTTTTGTCAAACTGCTGCAGTTTTCTGCATCTGGTTTGTGTCTGCTGTGTTTTGCACTTATTTGATGTTATTTTTACTCGCTGTTAGATTCGTTAGATTTAGGTTCAAGAAAACTAATGTTGCAAGAACTGGCCGGATTAAGACCTCACTGAGATGCGTCCGTCACCCTCAACTTGTCATTTTTTAAGATGCAGGGTTACATGGCTGAATAATGAAGGTAACATAGAAATAGCACATACTGGCTTTAAAAGTGAGATTTCCATATTCCAATTTTGCAGAATTAAACATATTCTTGGCCTGTCTGGGTAGCTTCTCCCTTCATAACAACTCTGAGGAAGCAGTACAtctacagtacacacacacacaccttttcaGTGAACAATATGAACCAGATCTCCATTCAATCTCATGAGGTgggctttgttgtttttaaaaaggggcTGTCTAACAAGACCTGTGTATCCCGTTTTTATGTCCTATAAGTGCTCTCTTTAgttaaaacttcctgttttcttgtttttcttcgcGTCTATTCTAGTTTCTTTTCTGTCCGAGTTACCTTCCATGTGTCTgcccttttttcctgtttttggacTTCACCTCTCGGCCGTGCTGTATGACCTTGCCCTGGATTAAAGGTCTGAACTTTGAACTTTTAGTCTTCCTAATGCATCCTGAATTTTGATCCTCTTCTTCTGAGACTGACATTATCTTCAGTCACATTCTTTCGATCACTACCCAGAGCTCATCAGGACCCCCTGAGCTAAGGTGGCCAGGCTTCACCACAGGCACAGCCTCCTGTGGGCCCACCACCCATAGGAGGAACCATAGGTGTTCGATTTAGTGTGTATTAGATGGCAGTCAGGGGTGGAGGTGGTCTTGATGGATGAATTCCCAGTTGCCAAGACTAGATTTCAGAAATTATGTAATTATGCATTCTTTGCTTTGGCTCGCTACAAAATTTATGAGTTATAAACGTATTATGACAGTCCAGCAGGCTGAAAGATGGACTCTGGGTACCAGAGTTACCCAGATTTTTTTTGcctttcactgtaaataaactacTGAGATAAGATAATATAATCTTCTATGGAAGACCCCAGTTTGACTTTTAAATTTCATGGCTGGCGGGTTCACTTATTTGTGAAGGATCTTGTGTGGAAGTCTGTTACAAAGCCCGGCTGGCACTCGAATCACTGGCACGCTGCAGATGCCGTTTCCAATCAGAAGGCCCAAAGGTGTCAAGTGCTGTGACCCCATTTAAAACGGCATCGATCGTTTGGAGAGCCGCCGTGGCCAGCTTCCTCTCAAAGTCATTAGCGTCATCTGTTAGCAATAATTAATGTGAATAGGAAATAATTGCATGGGGGAGCTGGGGACCGAAGTGATTTGGTCTTTTCATTGATATTCACCTATTATTTGATTATCTGAGCTATAGCCTTTACTTTGAGAAcagtgtgggagaaagccaCATCTGACCGCGTGCGGATTAATCTGGAAACTAATTACAGTCAGTATGTCGAGGGGTATCTGAGATTTGACACAAGTGATGCAGTTTAACAAAACCCTCAATCAGAGCGGCGCTCGGCTTCAAGTCAAGGGCAAACTCGAGGGCTGTGGAGGGTTTTCCACTTCATGCTTTCAGATGGTTTTCccactcaaaaaaaaaatctgacaaagAAGAAGACAACTTCCTTTTGAAGACGACAGAACCGACGCTGCAAACAAATACTTGCCATGTTAAAAAGTTTATAAATGAGGACAAAACTTATTAGTTCTCTGGATATGTCTTTATAGAGTCTCAGAAAATCcattattttagtttagttttcttttaaactgaAGCACATTTTCTTATAAATAATTTTTCTAAACGATTGATGATGAAAAGACTGAGCTGTTAACATTTGGAGTTTTTGTCCTAACGATTCAAACAACTTATCCAATGTGTTTAATAAATACATTAGACGACCATCAGTATACGGGttatgccacagctgccctaaatTAACAGTATTGTAATCACCAAAAccattttatgtttctgtaatggttaatccacCAGTATGTGAAAGCCGTTTAATCCTAATGATATTTTTAATGccaaaatataattattgttgttatgcatgaattttcaaatttaatgttttccaaaagaaaaaagcagattattattattttttattaagaaATTACAGTAATTAGCTTGaattcctgaacagaaaaattTGTCTTAGTTGTTGAATGTTATGCTTTATTAAATTCTGACTGAGAAGTCCAGTGTGCCGCCTCAAATTTGggtataaaaatgtaattttggtTTATTATTCGCtccataaataataatataagttttagttttaaataactttttgaTAGAAAAgtaaagtatttgtatttccttGTTTTTAATGACAGGTGGTCTAATAAAGATGTTAAGCACTGTTGATGTATAAATTAAAGAATTCTTGCAAGTCATAAAAAGTTGATataaataaaggaaataaaGTCTTGGCGTTTTTAGAAGTGTGGTTGTCCTGAGGCTCTGTGAGGTACACTTTTGTAGACTGTAGGGACAGAAATAGACGTAGCCCTGATTCATAAACCTGCTCTATTTGCAGTCTGCAAGTTACCTTCATCACAGCAGCACATCAAAAACACCAAACATGCATCAAATGTGTTTAGAAGATTCTCTAAATAAAAAGATTTTCACCAAAGTTTTAAGAGGAAAGCTTAAGAGAGCATCTGTGTGAAGGCTAAAAGGAAAAGTGAGGCGATAAATAAATAAGCTGCATGTATAAATGAAAGAGCTGAAATCACTTTGGTTTTGCGTAACTGCTGAACCGTGCTCTTGTCTGGCTGCAGAAGATCAGACTTTCTACGGCGTTCATTTAGATGAAACAtgattcttcttttcttcttatgGAGCGCTCATGCAGGAAATGACACGCTCTGCGCTCGCCGCAGGGTTCGGAGCGCTGTTCCTGCGAGCAAGCGCTTGCATGTTTTCTCTACTTCTTTCTCAGCTTTAATAGATCTGTAGAGCCACTGGGAGGAATAAACAACAAATCCAAGTTGTTTCCACACACAGTGCCGACCTACAAGAATCTGC
This DNA window, taken from Oreochromis niloticus isolate F11D_XX linkage group LG16, O_niloticus_UMD_NMBU, whole genome shotgun sequence, encodes the following:
- the LOC102081047 gene encoding nck-associated protein 5 isoform X2, with protein sequence MVTLQQHFSSMEETVRTLLQNQDSLEGPKVDPLDLMKAYKDKLLEEMWKQQDSLEGPMSATPTAEMSTSPEAGGGDGASEDNSKDSNPLLERLRALEAENSALSMENDNQRKQYERCLDEVANQVVQALLTQKDLKEECVKLRTRVFDLEQQNRILSVLFQQRVKMSTTPISQEVQRNGKAGIPAGRWPSLLSLTCPRSSGSGSGSELSLSSACSEYSSGSHTWAEGRGYSKQCASSRDKRMSTGSVSSNHSAALEHTDLGWKEGHILKGLKRLQMSNSKGTSSLPSVPHCKDCMTSNEGIYSLGVKFAQQGTTAKQVAPTSKPFKAEARISIVDSDDADDESPKVPNSESSDLPAKELLNLDKLEVTQEFEVDPVKLSGNSGLFPSPVTDNFLFLEGPTVKPGVSPTDSLTHLEEMNTDSLEKHKGIKLSDRNNNQERSTDRKSRLDYVKRQQGRVSSKQVEVGTGDVGSTVQHTVPRALCCMNEARQRSSSMEVPHRRDPISQAGGDRQDYSVSESPQRKPKPQLCDSARKAFILRSKSADGGPEQQKHTHSPLHQKLIKGQRPKGQPSPNPTGSSAPSKRTNLNKTHGSTKSTLSKTEKDEDNSASSSSKSLEKMQKCSPLVSPVKHSKIFKSTGVSDGLKSPTKSQIARLQSSNDSSEDGIYDNLPCSPRKQRRQDHDCDSELRSLSPPRPPGRTTSLLLRPSSDSFPKDQTSPGQAQSSMTGPTKMHTHQVSSVVQPQQSSAILDGQHAAPQMGAEGKMYHTHSSMIPPGVVQESQPASESTRVSTDRATMSYIENGVPSVLPNQSILQRSQQSVSEPKLSEVLPPAYSNAYYQPQTSSSRAVKRTLPVNAKSHEAIAGQEANTFLIFGRQNKDDMNPSGRSIQTFQTFTCDAQTIHESSTHDNTRRKIETRCNSLDSEPSGQPVVSDNGVMLDWGFDEEGWLFKRSVSVSTRPPLKPVLGMNGAKARSQSFGARYMDRPSFNRSGKVRTQIKTHSGSSLNSLGDVLPGSMSCSSSYHCPMNRSLLNNFLIEEGLAVPLHLGSSSERLQSLKLQREQARRLQIEQQFSSAFGEPVSEEPERQSTITTIEEKVMLGIEENLHKSQEQERTSEVKQKSGSSLASWFGFRKSKLPAPSKKAEPPKGKDDKREQKITSLLGGKQTKSDKKRDRRKSDGKDSSVGRRESHDAVRACISMPCPGMSLSEIQGHADIIGDPKMQMMNRRSDSENGSTVKSPNQDAVIAVLLVPQAPAARCERWTVESGPSPFLNPVPSSPPSCTSSPNPHQPQSNPSVLPVSLAPPARTRLLPRYPGGEFPPAIRTAAMQGC
- the LOC102081047 gene encoding nck-associated protein 5 isoform X3, translating into MVTLQQHFSSMEETVRTLLQNQDSLEGPKVDPLDLMKAYKDKLLEEMWKQQDSLEGPMSATPTAEMSTSPEAGGGDGASEDNSKDSNPLLERLRALEAENSALSMENDNQRKQYERCLDEVANQVVQALLTQKDLKEECVKLRTRVFDLEQQNRILSVLFQQRVKMSTTPISQEVQRNGKAGIPAGRWPSLLSLTCPRSSGSGSGSELSLSSACSEYSSGSHTWAEGRGYSKQCASSRDKRMSTGSVSSNHSAALEHTDLGWKEGHILKGLKRLQMSNSKGTSSLPSVPHCKDCMTSNEGIYSLGVKFAQQGTTAKQVAPTSKPFKAEARISIVDSDDADDESPKVPNSESSDLPAKELLNLDKLEVTQEFEVDPVKLSGNSGLFPSPVTDNFLFLEGPTVKPGVSPTDSLTHLEEMNTDSLEKHKGIKLSDRNNNQERSTDRKSRLDYVKRQQGRVSSKQVEVGTGDVGSTVQHTVPRALCCMNEARQRSSSMEVPHRRDPISQAGGDRQDYSVSESPQRKPKPQLCDSARKAFILRSKSADGGPEQQKHTHSPLHQKLIKGQRPKGQPSPNPTGSSAPSKRTNLNKTHGSTKSTLSKTEKDEDNSASSSSKSLEKMQKCSPLVSPVKHSKIFKSTGVSDGLKSPTKSQIARLQSSNDSSEDGIYDNLPCSPRKQRRQDHDCDSELRSLSPPRPPGRTTSLLLRPSSDSFPKDQTSPGQAQSSMTGPTKMHTHQVSSVVQPQQSSAILDGQHAAPQMGAEGKMYHTHSSMIPPGVVQESQPASESTRVSTDRATMSYIENGVPSVLPNQSILQRSQQSVSEPKLSEVLPPAYSNAYYQPQTSSSRAVKRTLPVNAKSHEAIAGQEANTFLIFGRQNKDDMNPSGRSIQTFQTFTCDAQTIHESSTHDNTRRKIETRCNSLDSEPSGQPVVSDNGVMLDWGFDEEGWLFKRSVSVSTRPPLKPVLGMNGAKARSQSFGARYMDRPSFNRSGKVRTQIKTHSGSSLNSLGDVLPGSMSCSSSYHCPMNRSLLNNFLIEEGLAVPLHLGSSSERLQSLKLQREQARRLQIEQQFSSAFGEPVSEEPERQSTITTIEEKVMLGIEENLHKSQEQERTSEVKQKSGSSLASWFGFRKSKLPAPSKKAEPPKGKDDKREQKITSLLGGKQTKSDKKRDRRKSDGKDSSVGRRESHDAVRACISMPCPGMSLSEIQGHADIIGDPKMQMMNRRSDSENGSTVKSPNQDAVIGGLEPKKLTYIKSKTRATPSQQKEQTRLQLAN
- the LOC102081047 gene encoding nck-associated protein 5 isoform X4, producing MVTLQQHFSSMEETVRTLLQNQDSLEGPKVDPLDLMKAYKDKLLEEMWKQQDSLEGPMSATPTAEMSTSPEAGGGDGASEDNSKDSNPLLERLRALEAENSALSMENDNQRKQYERCLDEVANQVVQALLTQKDLKEECVKLRTRVFDLEQQNRILSVLFQQRVKMSTTPISQEVQRNGKAGIPAGRWPSLLSLTCPRSSGSGSGSELSLSSACSEYSSGSHTWAEGRGYSKQCASSRDKRMSTGSVSSNHSAALEHTDLGWKEGHILKGLKRLQMSNSKGTSSLPSVPHCKDCMTSNEGIYSLGVKFAQQGTTAKQVAPTSKPFKAEARISIVDSDDADDESPKVPNSESSDLPAKELLNLDKLEVTQEFEVDPVKLSGNSGLFPSPVTDNFLFLEGPTVKPGVSPTDSLTHLEEMNTDSLEKHKGIKLSDRNNNQERSTDRKSRLDYVKRQQGRVSSKQVEVGTGDVGSTVQHTVPRALCCMNEARQRSSSMEVPHRRDPISQAGGDRQDYSVSESPQRKPKPQLCDSARKAFILRSKSADGGPEQQKHTHSPLHQKLIKGQRPKGQPSPNPTGSSAPSKRTNLNKTHGSTKSTLSKTEKDEDNSASSSSKSLEKMQKCSPLVSPVKHSKIFKSTGVSDGLKSPTKSQIARLQSSNDSSEDGIYDNLPCSPRKQRRQDHDCDSELRSLSPPRPPGRTTSLLLRPSSDSFPKDQTSPGQAQSSMTGPTKMHTHQVSSVVQPQQSSAILDGQHAAPQMGAEGKMYHTHSSMIPPGVVQESQPASESTRVSTDRATMSYIENGVPSVLPNQSILQRSQQSVSEPKLSEVLPPAYSNAYYQPQTSSSRAVKRTLPVNAKSHEAIAGQEANTFLIFGRQNKDDMNPSGRSIQTFQTFTCDAQTIHESSTHDNTRRKIETRCNSLDSEPSGQPVVSDNGVMLDWGFDEEGWLFKRSVSVSTRPPLKPVLGMNGAKARSQSFGARYMDRPSFNRSGKVRTQIKTHSGSSLNSLGDVLPGSMSCSSSYHCPMNRSLLNNFLIEEGLAVPLHLGSSSERLQSLKLQREQARRLQIEQQFSSAFGEPVSEEPERQSTITTIEEKVMLGIEENLHKSQEQERTSEVKQKSGSSLASWFGFRKSKLPAPSKKAEPPKGKDDKREQKITSLLGGKQTKSDKKRDRRKSDGKDSSVGRRESHDAVRACISMPCPGMSLSEIQGHADIIGDPKMQMMNRRSDSENGSTVKSPNQDAVIVCRQK
- the LOC102081047 gene encoding nck-associated protein 5 isoform X1, whose protein sequence is MVTLQQHFSSMEETVRTLLQNQDSLEGPKVDPLDLMKAYKDKLLEEMWKQQDSLEGPMSATPTAEMSTSPEAGGGDGASEDNSKDSNPLLERLRALEAENSALSMENDNQRKQYERCLDEVANQVVQALLTQKDLKEECVKLRTRVFDLEQQNRILSVLFQQRVKMSTTPISQEVQRNGKAGIPAGRWPSLLSLTCPRSSGSGSGSELSLSSACSEYSSGSHTWAEGRGYSKQCASSRDKRMSTGSVSSNHSAALEHTDLGWKEGHILKGLKRLQMSNSKGTSSLPSVPHCKDCMTSNEGIYSLGVKFAQQGTTAKQVAPTSKPFKAEARISIVDSDDADDESPKVPNSESSDLPAKELLNLDKLEVTQEFEVDPVKLSGNSGLFPSPVTDNFLFLEGPTVKPGVSPTDSLTHLEEMNTDSLEKHKGIKLSDRNNNQERSTDRKSRLDYVKRQQGRVSSKQVEVGTGDVGSTVQHTVPRALCCMNEARQRSSSMEVPHRRDPISQAGGDRQDYSVSESPQRKPKPQLCDSARKAFILRSKSADGGPEQQKHTHSPLHQKLIKGQRPKGQPSPNPTGSSAPSKRTNLNKTHGSTKSTLSKTEKDEDNSASSSSKSLEKMQKCSPLVSPVKHSKIFKSTGVSDGLKSPTKSQIARLQSSNDSSEDGIYDNLPCSPRKQRRQDHDCDSELRSLSPPRPPGRTTSLLLRPSSDSFPKDQTSPGQAQSSMTGPTKMHTHQVSSVVQPQQSSAILDGQHAAPQMGAEGKMYHTHSSMIPPGVVQESQPASESTRVSTDRATMSYIENGVPSVLPNQSILQRSQQSVSEPKLSEVLPPAYSNAYYQPQTSSSRAVKRTLPVNAKSHEAIAGQEANTFLIFGRQNKDDMNPSGRSIQTFQTFTCDAQTIHESSTHDNTRRKIETRCNSLDSEPSGQPVVSDNGVMLDWGFDEEGWLFKRSVSVSTRPPLKPVLGMNGAKARSQSFGARYMDRPSFNRSGKVRTQIKTHSGSSLNSLGDVLPGSMSCSSSYHCPMNRSLLNNFLIEEGLAVPLHLGSSSERLQSLKLQREQARRLQIEQQFSSAFGEPVSEEPERQSTITTIEEKVMLGIEENLHKSQEQERTSEVKQKSGSSLASWFGFRKSKLPAPSKKAEPPKGKDDKREQKITSLLGGKQTKSDKKRDRRKSDGKDSSVGRRESHDAVRACISMPCPGMSLSEIQGHADIIGDPKMQMMNRRSDSENGSTVKSPNQDAVIGSGCKMRTLDSGIGTIPLPESCSFFSSILHLLPKSSSTPEQSLSPPSVLGSSSEDASPSPLPRWRIPSSYKDGSHAGVLNSLSDSSMTHIQSVPFPTVAFLQPIQTPSEPIMTSASVCETQSRLPRAPQGGLEPKKLTYIKSKTRATPSQQKEQTRLQLAN